From Sphingobacterium bambusae:
CTGACTTTTTAAGAGTCATAAATTAGGATAAAGAAATGGCACATAAAAAAGGTGCGGGTAGTTCCAAGAACGGCCGTGAGTCACATAGTAAGAGATTAGGTATCAAGATTTTCGGTGGTCAACAAGCTATTGCTGGTAACATCATCGTACGTCAGCGTGGTACATTGCACAATCCTGATGCGAACGTAGGTGTTGGTAAAGACCATACATTGTACGCATTGGTTGATGGTACGGTAGTTTTCCGTAAGAAAGCAAACAACAAATCTTATGTATCAGTAGTTCCAGTTGTTGCTGCTGAACAAAACTAATTAGGTTTACACCTGAAGAATTAAGGCCGTGAAGATTTTCTTTACGGCTTTTTTGTGGATTAACGTTGTCTGAAAGCTTGATTGATTTGTGTTCGTAGCTCAAACATGACTACTTGCTATTCATCACGTATAGTTTCTCGATATGCTGTGCTTGATGCTCTTGTAGCAGTGTTTAATTTTGAATGGTGGTTTGCTTCCCTCGGAAATAAAGGAAAACACCAAAGGCAAAGGTTGGGATGCTACCAAATAGGTAAAGTTGAGCGATAGAACCAGTATCACTATGGCCATGACTGCTGAATTGCGATAAACAAATAAATAGCATAATTATTCCGGCGATCATCATGAATTTTCCTGCGTTGCTCATCTTTAGTGTTTTATTTGAAGTGAATGTAAGCAATCTTAAGGGGTAATCAAATTCTTCAGTGTATGCTGATTGCAAGGCGCTCGTGTTTTAAGTTGATCCTACGTGTAATTTTTTTTTTAACGCCTTGATTCGTGTTTTTTGTTCTGTTTTCAGATTCGCATATAGAACTTTGAGCAATTTTGGTGTTTTCGACAGGTGTTTTTACCTGTTTTTACTTTATTGCCTTACTACTGTAACAAAAAAGGTTCCTATCAATTGACAGGAACCTTTTTTATATTTTTTTACCGATAAACTAGATGATCAACATCGCGTCACCGTAGGAATAAAATCTGTACTTTTCCTTAACAGCTACTTCATAAGCATTCATCGTGTTCTCGTATCCGGCGAAAGCGGCGATCATGACCAACAATGTTGATTCCGGTGTATGGAAGTTGGTGATCATAGAGTTGGCAATGCTAAAGTCGTAAGGAGGATAAATGAACTTACTTGTCCAGTCATTTGCCGCCTTTAGGTGTCTATCTGCCGATACGGAAGACTCAATGGCACGCATAGAAGTGGTTCCGACAGCACAGATACGTTTTTTAGCATCGATACCCTTGTTTACCACGCGGGCAGCTTCGTCTGAAATAATAAACTGCTCGGAGTCCATTTTGTGCTTAGTCAAGTCTTCTACTTCCACGGTACGGAATGTGCCCAAACCTACGTGCAGGGTTACTTCCGCGAAATCAACGCCTTTAAGCTCCAGCCTTTTCATCAACTCGCGAGAGAAGTGAAGTCCTGCGGTAGGTGCAGCAACAGCTCCTTCGTTTTTCGCATAAATTGTTTGGTAGCGAAATTTATCTTCTGGGGTAGCCTTGCGTTTAATGTATTTAGGAAGTGGTGTCTCACCAAGGATTTCGATGTTACGGCGGAACTCTTCGTCCGTTCCGTCAAACAAGAAACGAATAGTACGTCCACGGGAAGTTGTGTTGTCTACCACTTCAGCAACCAGT
This genomic window contains:
- the rpmA gene encoding 50S ribosomal protein L27 yields the protein MAHKKGAGSSKNGRESHSKRLGIKIFGGQQAIAGNIIVRQRGTLHNPDANVGVGKDHTLYALVDGTVVFRKKANNKSYVSVVPVVAAEQN
- the queA gene encoding tRNA preQ1(34) S-adenosylmethionine ribosyltransferase-isomerase QueA; translated protein: MKLSQFKFNLPESLLASEPSEQRDESRLMVLHRDSGKIEHKIFKDVLDYFDDKDVMILNNTKVFPARMYGNKEKTGATIEVFLLRELNKELRLWDVLVDPARKIRVGNKLYFGDDDLLVAEVVDNTTSRGRTIRFLFDGTDEEFRRNIEILGETPLPKYIKRKATPEDKFRYQTIYAKNEGAVAAPTAGLHFSRELMKRLELKGVDFAEVTLHVGLGTFRTVEVEDLTKHKMDSEQFIISDEAARVVNKGIDAKKRICAVGTTSMRAIESSVSADRHLKAANDWTSKFIYPPYDFSIANSMITNFHTPESTLLVMIAAFAGYENTMNAYEVAVKEKYRFYSYGDAMLII